From Macrobrachium rosenbergii isolate ZJJX-2024 chromosome 55, ASM4041242v1, whole genome shotgun sequence, a single genomic window includes:
- the LOC136835723 gene encoding tigger transposable element-derived protein 1-like, which produces MAGTLMDEISEESFKATWGWFDNFKNSTGVHSVIRHGEAAASSDVKAAEEFVKSFAELVEAGGYVVQQVINCDETGLFWKNMPRRTYIMAEEKSLPGHKPMKDRLTLALCANASGKCKVKLLLISLNYLTTNNLSLKALRVLNNPPVHSPTLTDDIYENFKVIWVLFFPLSTIPILQPMDQQVISNFKKLFTKHLFKHCSEVMEATNLTLQEFQKIINT; this is translated from the exons ATGGCAGGAACATTAATGGACGAGATATCGGAAGAGTCATTCAAAGCCACTTGGGGCtggtttgataattttaaaaatagcaCTGGCGTTCACTCTGTCATCAGGCATGGTGAGGCGGCAGCAAGCTCTGATGTGAAGGCAGCTGAGGAGTTTGTTAAAAGTTTTGCCGAACTGGTAGAAGCAGGTGGGTACGTTGTCCAGCAAGTCATCAACTGTGACGAGACAGGGCTCTTCTGGAAAAACATGCCAAGGAGGACTTATATCATGGCAGAGGAGAAGAGCTTACCAGGTCACAAACCTATGAAGGATAGGCTAACCCTTGCACTGTGTGCAAATGCAAGTGGCAAATGCAAAGTCAAGCTGCTACTCATATCACTC AATTACCTCACCACAAATAACTTATCTCTGAAAGCCCTTCGCGTCCTCAACAACCCTCCCGTGCACTCACCAACCCTCACAGATGACATCTATGAAAATTTCAAGGTTATCTGGGTCCTCTTCTTTCCACTGAGCACCATCCCTATCCTGCAGCCTATGGACCAGCAGgtgatttcaaatttcaaaaagctCTTCACCAAGCACCTGTTCAAGCACTGCTCTGAGGTTATGGAGGCCACAAACCTCACCCTTCAAGAGTTCCAGAAAATTATCAATACATGA